The Nicotiana sylvestris chromosome 6, ASM39365v2, whole genome shotgun sequence genomic sequence AACAACATAgccgagtacgaagcatgcattctgggtttgaggttagctgtagacaaGGGAATCCAGGAAATACTGGTTCTGGGAGATTCAGATTTGTTGGTTCATCATATTCAAGAAGAATGAGAGactcgagatttgaagctcataccgtaccgacagtgtctgcatgatctttgtcaatgattcAGGTCGGTTGAATTTAGACATATTCCCAGGATTCATAATGATATTGttgatgccttggctactctaccgtcaatgttacatcatccggacaaggcttatgttgaccccgtgcatatccaagttcatgatcaacatgcttattgtaatgtggtggaagaggaaatcgatggcgaaccttggttccatgatatcaaggaatacattagGTCGGGGGTATATCCAGTACATGCTACAagtgaccaaaagagaaccattcgacatctggctagtggatttttcttgagtggaggaatcttgtacaagaggactccagATTTAAGactgctaagatgcatagatgctaaagaAGCTTCAACTATCATCACCGAAGTGCACTCTGGAGTTTGCGGGTCgcatatgaacgggtatgtcttggcaaagaagatacttcgagcaggttattattggctcaccatggaacgagattgtatcagttttgttcgcaagtgtcatcaatgccaggtacatggtgatttgattcattctcccccatctgagttacacacaatgtctgcaccttggccctttgttgcttggggaatggatgtcattggtccaattgagccgACAGCATCAAACAGGCATAGGTTTATtatggtggccattgattactttaccaagtgggttgaagctgtaactttcaagtccgtgaccaagaaggcagtggtggattttgttcattcaaacatCATTTGTCAGTTCGGGATTCCCAAGGTGATCATCGCAGACAATtctgctaatctcaatagtcatttgatgaaagaggtatgccaacagttcaagatcatgcatcggaactccactccgtatcgccccaaggcaaatggagctgttaaggctgccaacaagaacataaagaagatacttcgtaagatggttcaaggttctaggcagtggcatgaaaagctgccttttgcCTTACTAggttatcacactactgttcacacttcagtaggtgcaactccttatttgctagtatatggaactgaggcagttatacctgcagaagttgagattccatcccttcggacTATTACAGAAGctaaaattgatgatgatgagtgggtcaaaacccagctagagcagttgagtttgattgattaGAAaagattggccgcagtatgtcatggtcaattgtatcagaagagaatggcaagagcatacaacaaaaaggtgcatcctTGGAAATTCGAAGTGGTCCAAatggtattgaaacgcatccttccacatcaggctgaagctaaaggcaagttcgccccaaactggcaggggtcaTTCATAGTGacaagagtgttgcccaatggtgctttgtatttaacagacatagaaggcaaatgtgtagatatgtctatcaattctgatgcggtcaagaggtactatgtatgatttctttgcttaccttcagttgtattttgtacttggcatgttcaaagttgaaatgacgaaggcattttgttccgctacccaaacactttcatcctttgttaccccttttgagctttatttattttctttcatacccctcttttggaatcagtattAGAAGTAGAGAatgaaaaaaatgatgatgaatgAGTAAAAATAAGAAAGacggaaaagaaagaaaaagaaaagaaaaaaagggaagaaaagaaggaaaagaagaagaaaaaaaaaggaaagaagaaaaagaaaaaaaaggaaaagaaaaagggaaacaagaacaaacaactttcttttgaactacgttcgacctgattccttttaaggatacgtaggtagccttacggttcggtcccatcaaaataaaaattaaaattccccagacccaaagaaactggggcggaagttttggttttgaaaagatctgattccaaaagttgtaatttgaccctctttcatcttaaattattttgagcctgcataccaccctttctttctaaccctgtccaaaagcctacattacggtccaaagaaagaccttccgatcaatctttgaggatgtcaggtcaagcgagatagaggtattatttacattatgggtaacactttgttcatgggcgcaagagagaaaatttaaaatgtgagagtcttattggtgaaaaccctcacgggcaccataaggcgatggtgagcgagagaaaatttaaaatgagagagtattattggtgaaaaccctcgcgggcaccgtaaggcgatggtaagtggagggatgaataaatgagagaggcttgtaggtgaaaacccttcaggacGCTACAAGTCGAATGAGGCTTATGAGTTTACAGAGAAATTGGATCAGTGAAAGCCCGATTTTGAAGTATGAAGACAGTACATGAACTGAAAATATGATTGGTTGGACGGATTAGGCTGAATCAgtctgaaatgcatgtcatgatcattggagctggctgcttccctcagataagtcttctttttctcattcttcttcatatagtcatctgtactcaaaattttcctttgttccttttgtcaaaaattatttcactttgctctttgagtctatctttatggatatcttttgagtcagcccttgttgaacaagcaggaaaggatttcaaagcctactaccagcttctaaattgcacaaagcggagtcCGACCAGGCACATCACAATTGACTTGATTTAGAATAAACAGTATGGTAATAACTGAGGTTCAGACAATcaagtgaatcttgaattttgagaaaatacaaggaTTCAGCAACTTTCAAATGAAAACGCAATGCAACAAGTGAGTGTGAGAGATTCAGGTCATGCAGAGGTTTTTTGGCCCAGTTCAAACCAAAAGGTCAAACAACTCCTTGCTAGCCCGAAGCAGCTAATCAGAATGAAGCATGGCAGTGGCAGAAGCAGACACTCAGAaatgatgccacaaactaaccaccacgttttcaaactaacaagattttatttGTCTGAAACAGGTGCAAGAAATTTTTTTAATCCACATGGACCTCCCATGGAAAAACATGGTTCAGGGAGCAAGAAATTCTGTTCAGAATCCTCCAAGATGAGAGCATGGCCCAGGTAAGCTCATTCtcagttctcaggaccctcctggataatgagatttaatttttaaaagttctcaggaccctactggataatgggatttagtttttaaattttcagaacccttctggataatggaatttagtttttaaatttgcaggaccctcctggataatgagatttagttttaaagctttcaggaccctcctggataatgggatttagttttaaagctttcaggaccctcctggataatgggatttagttttaaagctttcaggaccctcctagataatggaatttaatttaaagttttcaggacccttctggataacgggatttaattttaaaggttttcaggaccctcatagataatgagatttaattttaaaagttctcaggaccctcctggataataggatttaatcttaaaagttttcaggactctcctggataatgggatttagttttaaagttttcaggaccctcctggataatgagatttaattttactagttttcaggaccctcctggataatgggaattaatttaaagctttcaggaccctcctggataatgggaattaatttaaagctttcaggaccctcctggataatgagatttaatttaaagttttcaggaccctcatggataacgggatttaaattttaaaagttttcaggaccctcctagataatgagatttaattcaaaagcttttaggaccctcctggataatgagatttaattttaaaagttctcaagaccctcctggataatgggatttaatcttaaaagttttcaggaccctcctggataatgagatttattttttaaatttttcaggaccctcctggataatgagatttagttttaaagcTTTCacaaccctcctggataatgggatttaattttaaatttttaggaccctcctggataatgggaattaatttaaagctttcaggaccctcctggataatgaaatttaattttaaaagttctcaggaccctcctggataatgagatttaatttaaaattttcaggaccctcctagataatgggatttaattttaaaagttttcaggaccctcctggataatgggatttaatttaaaagttttcaggaccctcctggataatgagatttaatttaaaagttttcaggaccctcctgaataatgggatttaattttaaattttcaggaccatcttggataatgggaattaatttaaagttttcaggacccttctggataatgggatttaattttaaaggttttcaggaccctcttggataatgagatttaattttaaaagttctcaagaccctcctggataatgggatttaatcttaaaagttttcaggaccctcatggataatagaatttagttttaaagttttcaagaccctcctggataatggaatttaattttaaaagctttcaggaccctcttggataatgagatttaattcaaaagctttcaggaccctcatggataatgagatttaattttaaaagttctcaggcccccctggataatggaatttaattttatattttcgggatcctcctggataatgggatttagtttttaaatttttcaggaccctcttggataatgggacttagttttaaagctttcaggacactcctggataatgagatttagttttaagttttagatgagatttaattcgaagttttcagggccctactggataatgggatttagcttttgaaTTATTAGAGCTCTATAGGTAACATGAtccgattaacactcacaaatatgACCAgatcccaaactggggcagaaaaatttctttcgttttgtctgttttgttacaatatcaggcgcccacctggataacaagggaatacagtttcaagttttagcaatcaggcgctcacttgGATAACGAGGTAAcatagtttcaagttttagcaatcaggcgcccacctggataacgagggaatacaattcaagttttagcaatcaggcgcccacctggataacgagggaatacaattcaagtttctggtaatcaggcacccacctggataatgagggaatacagtttcgagttttggtaatcaggcgcccacatggataacgagggaatacagttcgagttgttggtaatcaggcactcacctagataatgagggaatacaattcaagttgttggtaatcaggcacccacctggataacgaatgaatacaattcaagttgttggtaatcaggcgcccaactggagaacaagggaattcatttcagagttacttcaattcgcaaatttaagaagcatcaggagcccgcctgaagaacagggtccaCTTTTCAGTCTCATGTTGAAGATCAAATAGAGATTCAAGGAAGATTCAATACAAGaaatagataggattttgtatttttctttcactttgctgtaatttttccttttatttttgatgtaatggcaGGAACCGCGGACCAGAACCCCGACGACACTTCACtcgactctccacctcggtactccatcatccttctcacttctgaactacacgtggcctgattcctttatagccaaagatatgtaggcagctcagataccagggctcgatcaCAATCTTTTTAGccacctttattttcttttgaataagcgTCGTGTCATAAATCAATTACGTTGCTTATTGTTATTTTCTCcgaaaaactcttcgtgtttccaagcaaagaggggcagctgtaagcacgtaatttttgacccccgcaaattttaaagttagttttagtattttaatatttttaaaatatttgctTGACTTTATTTTActataattttaatatttttacttttagtcctaagacataaaaaaaaacataaaatagttttatttatattgtttatcgcttttctatatttttatctttagtttaagatcaattagtatatttttattcatggtatcttaattttatcatgactttagcctattttatttactttttacattattgttataacattcgaaaatacaaaaaaagtagtttcattttaaaattttgtttatttacttaactaagtttaattaatattttggtaggatttttgagtttgtctttgtccaacAAGAAAATTTGTAGGCCCAAAGGTGTGAGTCCATTTCTTTTAACTTAAAACCAATTATTCTTAgtccattcttcccaacccattagcccatttatgtgcaagatttaatcctagccatctatttccttctaatccaatgtccatcatcccttcccacctccatataaaatacccaattatagaaaacctaaaaaaaaaaaatcttttcaaTCCCTAGAACCCCATTTCCAGCCTTGACTCCACTCCCTCAAAATATTGAGCCGCCCCTCTGATTTTCCTCACTTGAGCAAAAGGACTCACGTTTAAAAGGGAGGCAATGGAAACAGAGTCAGAAATCGAGAGGAATGGAGGCAAGGAACcattatttttcttattcaattCTTCAAGTTAGATAACTTATTCCCTCCCCAATCTTTAGACATGGGATAGATGCACATAGACATTAGAGTCCAAAATATCTCACCTTCTAACTTCTACTTCGAGTCGagaaaacaaaaaattcaaaaattatttttgtttGCAGAGTTTGGTTTCTTCTTtgggtaaagaaaaaaaagaagggaaaattatTAATTGAGGTGTAGTTGGAGTTTTGTTGATCCGAGTCCATTTTGGACTTCGTTTTTGAAATTTGTTCGAGGTCGTCAAAGGTCCGCTCGAGGTTCAGGTCCAGAATTCGAAATACAATTGAGGTACTATTGTTAGATTTTATCTCCTGGTTCAATTTTGATCGACACCCTTGCTGTATAAAGCTCTTCATAGAGGTACTTGCTTAATCAAAATCAGGAGGAAATTTTGCCATACAAAAGGTCTTATGTCTCTTCCCTTATTTCTTGCTTCTCattctgtttttaaaaaaaattatatttgacTACTTTGTTGCTGATTATATGACTTTATGAAATTATCTAGTGGTTGATGTTAACACTTGTACGGGGTATATTTTTAGCGAAATTGTTGCTATATTTTGGATCACTGCCTCTTTTATTTAAGCAcataaaaaaaagttagtttcAAGTTGTAGGCTCATCTGAAAAATTTTGAACTAAAGTGTACGCTAAGTAAGCTTGCCGTTTTGGATTGATCTCGAAGACGTTAAAGAGATTTGAATTTATGAATGCTTTTGATTAATTTGTTGTTATTCAATTAGGTATGATGGGGTTGGAAAGTTAACTTGAAAGAAAAGTTAAAACATAAAAAGTTTTATTTAGTTTAATTTTATTGTTTTGCATTCATCAGTGGCATGTTTAGGCCGGCCACACTTGGAGCAAGACTTAGAATTTTGTTTGTTTAATTTTGAGGCGaaaggtcgttcccttagttaaatttatccggggaatgccccgaaagatttgtatatattttattccggggaatgccccgtagaGCTTTGTAATGAGAGACCGAAAAATATAACTTGtagtatttttgttttattttcatttttctttttctttattttaggtAGGGATGACCTCGAGCCtcttttcattattttcttttttttgtgtgttattacctcaattcgaatattttaaaagccaacttgaTCGAGTAcacaaccgtactagttacgggacttggagagagcctaacaccttctccccgagtcaaatgaacccccttacccgaatctctggtacagacttagttttggagtccaaagtatttaaaaagaaaaaattattttacaaaaacgatgacctgacacaccgaaactaatgtcaggtggcgactctgagttattttccttttaaatacaatttttatcaTGTTCTAATTGAAAAACCCTTTTCAAGCTTTACTAaatcttttattaattttaagaaggTTTGGTGAGGTTTGgtaaaaaaaggggtgtgacattcATATCAACTCACAACAAATAATATCTTCAGCTCTTCACATTCACAAAATCAAATTAAATAGGAATACTTCGAGATGTCTAGTTGTTGTTTTGACTACCTATCTCAAGGAGCACACcaacacattttttttaatttttatatatatattatttttaaattgtgCTTAAAAAAGTAGTGAACAATATTTTGAAACGTCCAAGACTGTAAAAGAGAGAGAAGCTCCGACTTCTCTCTAAACGACTAATCCCTTCCCATTTCCTCATTAAATTTCTCCTTCTCATTCCTGTTCAATGCAATTCCCAACCCCTGACTAGATTCGATCCATATCCCCCCAAACCACCGGACAATTTAAATTCCCAAAAAACTCAAGTAGTTCAAGAGTTGAATGTCCAAACCTATACCCACACACCTGTCCCCACATCCCCTCCTTCCTTCAAATCAAAACTCCTTCATCAAATATCGTATAGTCATGAACACAAACTTCTCAGAACACTTACCACCTTCCTCCACGGATCAAGACCATGAAATGTTCACTCCTGTTTTAGAAGATGGAAGAGGAATCAGCCCAACTATGGTACATATTTCACAAGAAGATAAATTGAGAATCTATGAGCCTTGGAAATTTTCTCTCATCATTAAACTCCACAGCAAAAGAACCCTTCATCATATCCTTAAACGAAAAGTTCAGGACCTTTGGAAATTACAGAAAACATCCCACTCATAGAGTTAGGAAATGACTACTTCATTGTCAAGTTATAAAACGAAGACAGTATGATCTCGATCCTTCGAAATGGACCATATTTTATATTTGGTTACTTCCTCTCTATCCAAAGGTGGCAGCCAAACTTTGTAACAACAGAGGCCACCCAAGCATATTCAGCGGTGTGGATGAGATTACCTCAACTTCCTACGGAATTCTATAATGGCCAACTCCTATAAAAAATAGGCAGTACCATAGGAAGACTTCTTAAAGTGGATGCATGTACTTCATCCTCCTTGAGAAGAAGATACGCTAGGCTGTGCATTGAGCTACCCTTGGGAGTCCCTCTACTAAAATTCATCTACATTGGCTCCCATAAACAACCCATTCTCTATGAAGCCGACCATTTTCTATGTAAAAATTGTAGCAAATTAGGACACCTAACTAAAAATTGCTCCATTATATGGGATACTAACAGAGTTCCTAACGATTTCCAACCCCAGAACCCTCAACCCAGTAACAAGACATCAGTTACTCTAGATGACTGGCACACAGTCTCCTTTTCAAGGAACAAAAAGAAgcaagaacaaaggaaaagcaaGGCAGTCACAACTACAAACCAGGATCCTAATATTGAGGTAAAGCTATACGATACAACCACTGGTAAGTATCTAATCACAAGAAAATTAAAATACGTTGTAAAAAACTCTATAGCTAGCTCTACTAATTTCTTGTCTAATACTACCAATGACACCCACATCTCTCAAAACAAGGCTCATAATAAAAAAATTTCTAACAAAAACAGTTTTTCAATCCTTGGAGCTGAAAACCAGCTAATGATTTTGGACAATACCGCTGATCAAACTAACCTAAGTCATATGAACCCGGTCTGTATGAACCCAAACCATCCAGCTAAACCAGTTCATGTATCTACAACTCCACTAAAAGACAAAAATGCTAGCCCTATCCCTAATAGGACTAATAACTACAATAATCCTTTATCAACTGACACAAGGCTTCCAAACATTAGCAATAACGAGCCTATAACCTCTACTCAACAAACCAAAGACCATATTAGTTTAGTTAATCAGCATGCTCAACCTCTAATAACTGACACCTCTACTATCAACTCTTATTTGTCCTACACTTTGGAACACGTGCCGAAACAAATCCATGCAAATCCCCTATTAAACCTAGCATGCTAAGTGATCCAGATTGCATGCAAACTGATTCAATCATT encodes the following:
- the LOC138871368 gene encoding uncharacterized protein, which gives rise to MSAPWPFVAWGMDVIGPIEPTASNRHRFIMVAIDYFTKWVEAVTFKSVTKKAVVDFVHSNIICQFGIPKVIIADNSANLNSHLMKEILRKMVQGSRQWHEKLPFALLGYHTTVHTSVGATPYLLVYGTEAVIPAEVEIPSLRTITEAKIDDDEWVKTQLEQLSLID